From the Musa acuminata AAA Group cultivar baxijiao chromosome BXJ3-7, Cavendish_Baxijiao_AAA, whole genome shotgun sequence genome, one window contains:
- the LOC103992232 gene encoding RING-H2 finger protein ATL52: MALYRRILSKEPHRHDDDEGSASIVRHPATLPPCCPPTPPPSPLPPLYTDDQHDRRLANLLMIGAAVFAAVLLLSITHYAVLRRRRCRFPLRVAATGPASIGDDDDDGFVGDGEPFHHVWYIRTVGLDESTIGSIAVEEYRASDGILDGVSDCSVCLSEFHDGARVRLLPRCGHAFHVSCIDTWLRAHVNCPLCRVRIVDPNGEPSPPAAAVALAVSITASGGSVDLDSAFPAADETAIITIQPLEEQQNGGGTESTVAIRIPIYHTEAFDLPPESSGSRGQSDVGAFGLQPVRRSFSMDTPLMNSILGRVKPEESIIDEEGKDATFEEESSPKNRVKHWNSSEGAMDKGHSDIERSLSSSGRGFLFSKYGQIARIHSMPM, from the coding sequence ATGGCACTCTACCGTCGGATCCTATCCAAGGAGCCCCACAGGCACGACGACGACGAGGGCAGCGCCAGCATCGTCCGTCATCCCGCTACTCTTCCTCCTTGTTGTCCTCCGACACCTCCTCCCTCCCCTCTACCTCCTCTATACACCGATGACCAACACGACCGTCGGCTCGCCAACCTCCTAATGATCGGCGCCGCTGTTTTTGCCGCTGTTCTCCTCCTCTCTATCACACACTACGCCGTCCTCCGCcgtcgccgctgccgcttccCCCTCCGCGTCGCCGCCACGGGCCCGGCGTCCATAggtgacgacgacgatgacggttTTGTTGGCGACGGGGAGCCGTTCCACCATGTCTGGTACATTCGGACGGTGGGCCTCGACGAGTCCACCATCGGTTCCATCGCGGTGGAGGAATACCGGGCCAGTGATGGCATCCTCGACGGCGTCTCCGACTGCTCCGTGTGCCTCAGCGAGTTCCACGACGGTGCGCGCGTCCGCTTGCTCCCCAGGTGTGGCCACGCGTTCCACGTCTCCTGCATCGACACCTGGCTCCGTGCCCACGTTAATTGCCCCCTTTGTCGGGTTCGCATCGTCGACCCCAACGGTGAACCCTCGCCCCCCGCAGCCGCCGTCGCCCTCGCAGTTTCTATCACTGCCTCCGGTGGTTCGGTGGACTTGGACTCCGCCTTCCCTGCTGCTGACGAGACTGCCATTATAACGATCCAACCTCTGGAGGAGCAGCAAAACGGAGGAGGAACGGAGAGCACTGTTGCAATTAGGATTCCGATCTACCATACGGAAGCGTTCGATCTGCCGCCTGAAAGTTCCGGATCGCGAGGGCAAAGCGATGTTGGGGCGTTCGGATTGCAGCCGGTTCGGCGATCCTTTTCAATGGACACTCCATTGATGAATTCTATCCTCGGCAGAGTCAAACCGGAAGAGAGCATCATTGATGAGGAAGGGAAAGACGCGACCTTTGAGGAAGAGAGTTCTCCAAAGAACAGGGTAAAGCACTGGAATTCCTCCGAAGGGGCTATGGATAAGGGACATTCCGACATAGAAAGATCGCTATCTAGCAGCGGAAGAGGGTTCCTCTTCTCAAAATATGGGCAGATTGCCAGAATCCATAGCATGCCTATGTAG